A single window of Lentilitoribacter sp. Alg239-R112 DNA harbors:
- the rplT gene encoding 50S ribosomal protein L20 — protein MSRVKRGVTAHAKHKKVLKKAKGFYGRRKNTIRTAKAAVDKSMQYAYRDRKARKRDFRSLWIQRINAAVREHGLTYGRFIDGLNKAGIEVDRKVLSDMAIHEAEAFGALVVAAKEALAYLKDTTPNAFESAVK, from the coding sequence ATGTCACGTGTAAAACGCGGTGTAACCGCTCACGCCAAACACAAAAAAGTTCTAAAAAAAGCAAAAGGCTTTTATGGTCGTCGTAAGAATACGATCCGCACGGCAAAAGCTGCTGTCGATAAGTCTATGCAATATGCATATCGCGATCGTAAAGCTCGTAAGCGCGATTTCCGTTCACTTTGGATTCAGCGTATCAACGCTGCTGTTCGTGAACACGGCCTAACATATGGTCGTTTCATCGACGGTCTGAACAAAGCTGGCATCGAAGTCGATCGTAAAGTTTTGTCCGATATGGCTATTCATGAAGCAGAAGCATTCGGCGCGCTTGTCGTTGCCGCGAAAGAAGCTCTTGCTTACTTGAAAGACACAACACCCAATGCTTTTGAAAGCGCTGTTAAGTAA
- the pheS gene encoding phenylalanine--tRNA ligase subunit alpha encodes MTNLVELEEDLTKAIADADDEAAIEAVRVGALGKKGAISLQLKGLGKMSPEERQVAGPQINGLKVRINDLIQARKTELQEVAIIARLKNETLDVTLPVHASPAERGRIHPISQVTDEIIAIFSDLGFTVAEGPDVETDYYNFTALNFPEGHPAREMHDTFFFEPDENGERKVLRTHTSPVQVRTMEKQEPPIRIVIPGKTYRQDSDATHSPMFHQLEGLVIDKGANIANLKWTLIEFCKTFFEVDNVEMRFRPSYFPFTEPSLEVDIKCDRSKPGEVKFGEGNDWMEILGCGMTHPNVIRAGGLDPDVYQGFAWGMGIDRIAMLKYGMPDLRPFFEADQRWIDHYGFRPLDLPTLFGGLSS; translated from the coding sequence ATGACAAACCTTGTTGAACTAGAAGAAGATCTTACAAAAGCAATCGCTGATGCTGATGACGAAGCGGCTATTGAGGCTGTTCGCGTTGGCGCGCTCGGCAAAAAGGGTGCAATCTCTCTACAACTTAAAGGCCTCGGCAAAATGAGCCCGGAAGAGCGCCAAGTTGCAGGACCGCAGATCAACGGATTGAAAGTCCGTATCAATGATCTCATCCAAGCGCGCAAAACCGAACTGCAAGAAGTTGCAATTATTGCGCGTTTAAAGAACGAAACTCTCGATGTCACCTTACCCGTTCATGCATCCCCCGCCGAGCGTGGTCGTATCCACCCAATTAGTCAGGTCACAGATGAAATCATAGCCATCTTTTCTGACCTTGGTTTTACTGTGGCAGAGGGTCCCGATGTTGAAACAGACTATTATAATTTCACTGCACTGAACTTCCCTGAAGGTCACCCTGCCCGTGAAATGCATGATACATTTTTCTTTGAACCAGATGAAAATGGTGAGCGCAAAGTTTTGCGCACACACACATCACCTGTGCAAGTGCGCACTATGGAAAAGCAGGAACCGCCTATCCGCATAGTTATTCCAGGTAAGACTTATCGCCAGGATTCAGATGCAACGCATTCCCCAATGTTCCACCAGCTTGAAGGGCTGGTGATCGACAAGGGTGCCAATATTGCGAACCTGAAATGGACACTCATTGAATTCTGCAAAACCTTTTTTGAAGTGGATAATGTAGAAATGCGTTTCCGCCCTTCTTACTTCCCTTTCACCGAGCCAAGTCTTGAAGTTGATATTAAGTGCGATCGTTCAAAACCAGGCGAAGTTAAATTTGGCGAAGGTAATGATTGGATGGAAATTTTGGGATGCGGCATGACCCATCCTAATGTTATTCGTGCCGGCGGCCTTGACCCAGATGTCTATCAAGGCTTTGCATGGGGCATGGGGATCGACCGTATCGCTATGCTGAAATATGGCATGCCTGATCTACGCCCATTCTTTGAGGCTGATCAACGCTGGATCGATCATTATGGTTTTCGTCCATTGGATCTACCGACACTATTTGGAGGACTTTCATCATGA
- the rpmI gene encoding 50S ribosomal protein L35 — MPKMKTKSSAKKRFKVTGTGKIVAAAAGKQHGMIKRSNKFLRNARGTMVLSEPDAKIVKKFIPNGL, encoded by the coding sequence ATGCCCAAGATGAAGACAAAATCTTCTGCCAAAAAACGGTTTAAAGTAACTGGTACTGGCAAAATCGTGGCTGCTGCGGCTGGTAAACAGCACGGCATGATCAAACGCTCCAACAAATTTCTTCGCAATGCACGCGGTACAATGGTTCTTTCTGAGCCAGACGCGAAAATTGTGAAAAAGTTTATTCCAAACGGTCTTTAA